Proteins from one Hyperolius riggenbachi isolate aHypRig1 chromosome 2, aHypRig1.pri, whole genome shotgun sequence genomic window:
- the LOC137544625 gene encoding olfactory receptor 52D1-like, with protein sequence TRLAACFLMGIPGLEDSYLLLSILFSIMYVLSLLGNSIMVLVISTNESLHQAMYIFLMMLSISDVFLSSTTLPKTLSIFLFHVYEISFYGCLTQVFFIHFIFGVESAILFSMAYDRYCAICHPLNYTSIVTGSFIKKAAMFILFRDVLLVFPLAFLLDRLSFQQSNVIEHTYCEHMSVAKLATVSITVNMVYGLMIIACASFLDFTLIVVSYVAIIIAVLRLRTSEARYKAFNTCVSHICVIILFYTPAFFSFIAHRVGHKYVSLQFHILLANLYTVVPPMMNPIIYGIKTREIQHKVVAMLRRPKHFIIIS encoded by the exons acaagactagctgcatgct TTCTGATGGGGATTCCTGGTCTGGAGGACTCTTATCTCCTGCTCTCCATCCTCTTCTCCATCATGTATGTCCTCTCTCTTCTAGGGAACTCCATCATGGTCCTGGTCATCTCCACCAATGAGAGTCTCCACCAGGCCATGTACATCTTCCTCATGATGTTGTCCATTTCGGATGTCTTCCTGAGCTCCACCACGCTACCAAAGACCCTCAGCATATTCTTGTTCCATGTTTATGAGATTTCTTTCTATGGATGCCTCACTCAGGTCTTCTTCATTCATTTCATTTTTGGGGTAGAATCAGCCATCTTGTTCTCCATGGCGTACGACCGCTACTGCGCAATTTGTCACCCATTGAACTACACATCAATTGTCACTGGTTCTTTTATTAAAAAGGCAGCCATGTTTATTCTGTTTAGAGATGTTTTATTAGTATTTCCACTAGCGTTTCTTCTTGACAGACTGTCGTTCCAACAAAGCAATGTCATAGAACACACCTACTGCGAGCACATGTCTGTGGCCAAGTTAGCGACCGTGAGCATAACGGTCAACATGGTGTATGGTTTGATGATAATTGCATGTGCCTCTTTTCTTGATTTCACCCTTATTGTTGTTTCCTATGTTGCTATTATCATAGCGGTTCTGAGGCTTCGGACCTCAGAAGCCCGCTACAAAGCCTTCAACACTTGTGTGTCCCACATCTGCGTCATTATCCTCTTCTACACTCCCGCCTTCTTCTCTTTCATCGCTCACAGAGTTGGACATAAATATGTGTCTCTTCAGTTCCACATCCTTCTGGCCAACCTGTACACTGTTGTACCTCCTATGATGAACCCGATCATCTATGGCATCAAGACCAGAGAAATTCAGCATAAAGTGGTAGCCATGCTTAGGAGGCCAAAACACTTCATCATTATCTCATGA